One Campylobacter sp. RM16192 genomic region harbors:
- a CDS encoding quinone-dependent dihydroorotate dehydrogenase translates to MNYNDLKTIFFKFQPETAHTIAECAMVYADKIFPGSMSFVANKCVINDARLQQNLLNLVFNNPIGIAGGFDKNATMLKPLTALGFGHIEFGTVTPKPQSGNEKPRLFRLVEEESIQNAMGFNNEGAKKIAKRVQNLYPFVIPLFANIGKNKVTPNENALEDYENLTKEFSDICDAFVVNISSPNTPNLRNLQDASFVKELFDRLTSITKKPIIFKIAPDMDDEKAVEICKTAVESGASGVIVNNTSIDYSLSKSPNLQNFGGLSGKVIAEKSRRLFKAVADELFGKTVLIASGGIDSGEEAYRRIRMGANLVQIYTAFIFRGPAVCRYINLELLELLERDGFANISEAVGMDVGK, encoded by the coding sequence TTGAATTATAACGATTTAAAAACTATTTTTTTTAAATTTCAACCTGAAACCGCACACACGATAGCAGAGTGTGCTATGGTCTATGCAGATAAGATATTTCCGGGTTCAATGAGTTTTGTTGCCAATAAATGTGTCATAAACGATGCTAGACTTCAGCAAAATTTATTGAATTTGGTTTTTAATAATCCTATCGGAATTGCCGGAGGATTTGATAAAAACGCTACTATGCTAAAACCTTTAACGGCACTTGGATTTGGTCATATAGAGTTTGGAACTGTAACACCAAAACCACAAAGCGGTAACGAAAAGCCTCGTCTTTTTAGGCTTGTAGAAGAAGAGAGTATTCAAAATGCAATGGGTTTTAATAACGAAGGGGCAAAAAAAATAGCAAAAAGAGTTCAAAATTTATACCCTTTTGTTATACCTCTTTTTGCAAATATCGGTAAAAATAAGGTAACTCCAAATGAAAACGCACTTGAAGATTACGAAAATTTGACTAAAGAATTTAGCGATATTTGCGATGCTTTTGTTGTAAATATCTCTTCCCCGAATACTCCAAATTTACGCAACTTACAAGATGCTAGCTTTGTCAAAGAGCTCTTTGATAGACTTACTTCAATAACCAAAAAACCTATTATTTTTAAGATTGCACCAGATATGGATGACGAAAAAGCTGTTGAAATTTGTAAAACTGCGGTCGAAAGTGGTGCAAGCGGAGTTATTGTAAATAATACAAGTATTGATTATAGTCTTAGCAAATCACCGAATTTACAAAATTTTGGCGGACTAAGCGGTAAAGTGATTGCTGAAAAATCGCGCAGACTATTTAAGGCTGTAGCGGATGAACTATTTGGCAAAACCGTATTAATCGCAAGTGGCGGCATAGATAGCGGAGAAGAGGCTTATAGACGTATTAGAATGGGTGCAAATTTAGTTCAAATTTATACAGCTTTTATATTTAGAGGTCCCGCTGTTTGCAGATATATTAATTTGGAGTTATTAGAACTGCTTGAGCGAGATGGATTTGCAAATATTAGCGAAGCTGTGGGAATGGATGTCGGAAAATAA
- a CDS encoding M16 family metallopeptidase, which translates to MLLKYSKTKLKNGFEIYHIPVNKGSYVISVDLFYKVGSRNEVMGKSGIAHMLEHLNFKSTKNLKAGEFDKIVKGFGGINNASTGFDYTHYFVKCSKKNLDKSLELYADIMANLSLKDSEFQPERNVVLEERLWRTDNNPIGFLYFTLFNTAFTYHPYHWTPIGFIEDIKNWTIDDIKEFHSTFYQPKNAILLISGDIDKKSAFELGKKHFESIKNSKEIPNIHCVEPAQKGAKRVEIYKDSEVEMLAIAFKIPAFNHEDQVALNAISEYLSSGKSSAMHRILVDEKCLVNQIYAYNMDNIDEGLFIIIAVCNPEIKVETVEKEIYEILENIKKDNIDQDELTKIKNSIKSDFIHSFSSASRVANLYGDFLAKGDITPLFELQEKIENLKGKDINDISKKYFTDKTSTTVILRKDRK; encoded by the coding sequence ATGCTTTTAAAATATTCAAAAACAAAACTTAAAAACGGGTTTGAAATTTATCATATTCCGGTTAATAAAGGCTCATATGTAATCAGCGTTGATCTCTTTTATAAAGTAGGATCAAGAAATGAAGTAATGGGCAAGAGCGGTATAGCTCATATGCTAGAACACTTAAATTTCAAATCTACTAAAAATTTAAAAGCCGGTGAATTTGATAAGATAGTCAAAGGATTTGGTGGTATAAATAATGCAAGCACAGGGTTTGATTATACTCACTATTTCGTTAAATGTTCAAAGAAGAATTTAGACAAATCACTAGAGTTATATGCTGATATAATGGCAAATTTAAGCCTAAAAGACAGTGAATTTCAGCCTGAGCGAAATGTTGTTTTAGAAGAGAGACTTTGGCGTACAGATAATAACCCTATAGGTTTTTTGTACTTCACTCTCTTTAATACAGCCTTTACCTATCATCCGTACCATTGGACGCCGATAGGTTTTATAGAAGATATAAAAAACTGGACGATTGATGATATAAAAGAATTTCACTCTACCTTCTATCAACCTAAAAATGCAATTTTATTGATCAGTGGAGATATAGATAAAAAATCGGCATTTGAGCTTGGTAAAAAACATTTTGAAAGTATTAAAAATTCAAAAGAAATTCCAAATATTCACTGCGTAGAACCTGCTCAAAAAGGAGCAAAGAGAGTTGAAATTTATAAAGATAGCGAAGTAGAAATGCTCGCGATCGCATTTAAAATTCCAGCGTTTAATCATGAAGACCAAGTAGCTCTAAACGCTATAAGTGAGTATTTAAGCAGTGGTAAAAGCTCTGCGATGCATAGAATTTTAGTTGATGAAAAGTGCTTGGTAAATCAAATTTACGCTTACAATATGGATAATATCGATGAGGGTTTATTTATCATAATAGCGGTTTGTAATCCTGAAATAAAGGTCGAAACAGTAGAAAAAGAGATATATGAAATTTTAGAAAATATCAAAAAAGATAATATAGATCAAGACGAACTAACAAAGATAAAAAATAGTATAAAATCAGACTTTATACACTCTTTTAGCAGTGCTTCAAGAGTTGCGAATTTATATGGTGATTTTCTTGCCAAAGGAGACATAACTCCACTATTTGAGCTTCAAGAAAAGATAGAAAATTTAAAAGGTAAAGATATTAATGATATTTCTAAAAAATACTTTACAGACAAAACCTCTACTACGGTTATTTTAAGAAAGGATAGAAAATGA
- the dapA gene encoding 4-hydroxy-tetrahydrodipicolinate synthase, with the protein MKKILKGAMTALITPFKNGKLDEESYEKLIIRQIKNGIDAVVPVGTTGESATLTHDEHRICIEIAVKTCKNTNVKVLAGAGSNATHEAVGLAQFAQNHGADGILSVAPYYNKPTQEGLYQHYKTIASSVDIPVLLYNVPGRVGVDILPCTIFRLFNDCENIFGVKEASGSIDRCVDLLAHEPNLVVISGEDAINYPILSNGGKGVISVTSNLLPDKISELTHLALDEEYIKAKAINDKLYNINKMLFCESNPIPIKAAMYIAGLLPSLEYRLPLCEPSKENFKKIEETMKQYEIKGF; encoded by the coding sequence ATGAAAAAAATTCTAAAAGGTGCAATGACCGCTCTTATAACACCTTTTAAAAATGGTAAATTAGACGAAGAAAGCTACGAAAAACTCATTATAAGACAAATTAAAAACGGAATAGATGCTGTAGTGCCTGTAGGAACTACCGGAGAGAGCGCTACTCTAACCCATGATGAGCATAGAATTTGTATAGAAATAGCCGTAAAAACATGCAAAAATACAAATGTAAAAGTATTGGCAGGAGCCGGTAGTAATGCGACTCACGAAGCTGTTGGACTTGCACAATTCGCTCAAAATCACGGAGCGGACGGCATCCTTTCCGTTGCTCCATATTACAATAAACCTACTCAAGAAGGGCTTTATCAACACTATAAAACAATAGCTTCAAGTGTTGATATACCGGTACTTTTATATAATGTTCCAGGTCGCGTTGGAGTAGATATCCTGCCTTGCACGATTTTTAGGCTTTTTAATGACTGCGAAAATATATTTGGCGTAAAAGAGGCAAGCGGAAGTATAGATAGATGCGTAGACTTGCTTGCACATGAGCCAAATTTAGTTGTAATAAGTGGGGAAGATGCGATAAACTACCCTATTCTTTCAAATGGCGGAAAAGGTGTGATATCAGTAACCTCAAATCTGCTACCTGATAAAATTTCAGAGCTTACTCACTTAGCGCTTGATGAGGAGTATATCAAGGCAAAAGCCATCAATGATAAGCTTTACAATATCAATAAAATGCTATTTTGTGAAAGCAATCCTATACCTATAAAGGCAGCAATGTATATTGCCGGGCTACTTCCAAGCCTTGAATACAGATTGCCACTTTGCGAACCTAGCAAAGAGAATTTTAAAAAGATAGAAGAAACTATGAAACAGTATGAGATAAAAGGATTTTAA
- a CDS encoding enoyl-ACP reductase, giving the protein MDLQNEFRGKTLVISGGTRGIGRAIVEQFAEVGANIAFTYNSNEELANTQAKELEENFGIKARAYALNILEPETYKDLFLEIDKDFDRVDFFISNAIISGRAVAGGYTKFMKLRPRGINNIFTATVNAFVVGAQEAAKRMEKTGGGSIISLSSTGNLVYIENYAGHGASKAAVEAMARYAATELGEKNIRVNIVSGGPIETDALRAFTNYEEVRDMTAKLSPLNRMGQPTDLAGACLFLCSSKASWITGHTFIIDGGTTFK; this is encoded by the coding sequence ATGGATTTACAAAATGAATTTAGAGGCAAAACTTTAGTAATAAGTGGCGGCACAAGAGGTATTGGAAGAGCTATAGTTGAGCAGTTTGCAGAGGTTGGAGCAAATATCGCTTTTACTTATAACTCAAATGAAGAGCTTGCAAACACACAAGCTAAAGAGCTTGAGGAAAATTTCGGCATAAAAGCAAGAGCTTACGCGCTAAATATACTTGAGCCTGAGACATATAAGGATCTGTTTTTAGAGATTGATAAAGACTTTGACCGAGTTGATTTTTTTATCTCGAATGCGATAATTTCAGGACGTGCAGTTGCCGGCGGATATACGAAATTTATGAAACTTCGTCCAAGAGGTATAAATAATATTTTTACAGCAACTGTAAATGCATTTGTAGTTGGCGCGCAAGAGGCTGCTAAAAGGATGGAAAAGACAGGTGGTGGAAGCATAATCTCTCTTAGCTCAACAGGAAATTTAGTCTATATCGAAAATTATGCTGGGCACGGAGCGTCAAAAGCTGCTGTTGAAGCGATGGCAAGATACGCTGCAACCGAGCTTGGAGAAAAAAACATTAGAGTAAACATAGTAAGCGGCGGACCTATCGAAACTGACGCTTTAAGAGCATTTACTAACTACGAAGAGGTGCGCGACATGACGGCTAAACTTAGCCCGTTAAATCGTATGGGACAGCCAACCGATCTTGCAGGAGCATGCTTATTTCTTTGCTCGAGCAAGGCTAGCTGGATAACAGGACATACATTTATAATAGATGGTGGAACTACATTCAAATGA